Proteins encoded by one window of Candidatus Zixiibacteriota bacterium:
- a CDS encoding sugar phosphate nucleotidyltransferase, with protein MSSVVKKGIVLAGGLGSRLYPASLAVSKQLLAVYDKPMIYYPLSVLMDIGVTDIMIIVNAGDADKFNALFGNGERLGINIRYAVEDHPKGIANAFIIASDFIDDDTVALILGDNIYCDTGIIIRAVDKFESGALVFGVTVYNPDEYGVAEVSEDGRVLSIEEKPTSPKSNIAVTGLYVYDSDVVAIAEGLKPSARGELEITDVNMEYVRRGNIILANLGDEVPWFDAGTAQSMMRAGHAVADREKQTGRKIGCPEEIALECGYISLDQMRQQLESMPESDYKAYLTRIVAVQAG; from the coding sequence GCAGCTTCTGGCAGTCTATGACAAGCCGATGATCTATTATCCGCTTTCGGTGTTGATGGATATTGGAGTAACGGATATAATGATTATTGTCAATGCCGGTGACGCTGACAAGTTTAATGCGCTGTTCGGCAACGGGGAGAGGCTCGGTATTAACATCAGGTACGCGGTCGAAGACCACCCGAAGGGGATAGCCAACGCGTTCATAATAGCCAGCGATTTTATCGACGACGACACAGTTGCTTTGATACTCGGCGACAATATTTACTGTGATACAGGTATAATCATCAGAGCGGTTGATAAATTCGAATCCGGAGCTTTGGTTTTTGGCGTGACGGTTTACAATCCGGATGAGTATGGCGTGGCTGAGGTCAGCGAGGACGGGCGAGTTCTGTCGATTGAAGAAAAACCGACAAGCCCCAAATCAAATATTGCGGTCACCGGATTATACGTTTACGACTCCGACGTTGTGGCGATTGCTGAGGGTCTCAAACCGTCGGCGAGGGGAGAGCTTGAGATTACTGATGTCAATATGGAGTATGTCAGGCGCGGGAATATTATACTCGCTAATCTTGGCGATGAGGTGCCGTGGTTCGATGCCGGCACGGCGCAGAGTATGATGAGGGCGGGTCACGCTGTCGCGGACCGTGAAAAGCAGACCGGCCGAAAGATAGGCTGTCCTGAAGAAATCGCGCTCGAGTGCGGATATATCAGCCTTGACCAGATGAGACAGCAGCTCGAGTCAATGCCGGAATCCGATTATAAGGCATATTTAACTCGTATAGTGGCTGTTCAGGCCGGATAA